GTCGCTCGGCGCGCTTGGCGCGGAGCGAAACCTCGAGGACACGTCCAAGAGCTGCCCGAGCGATCTGATCGGCGAGGTGCACGCCGATGGCGAAGTGATTGGTAGCCTGGGCTGGAGCCTCCGCAAGGAGTTTGGCAAGTCGGTTGCTGACCGCCTGGTATGGGGCGCCGCGAGCCTCTTGGTGAGCAGGTCGACGCTCGGCGACTTTGCCAGGGGCATCCAGCAGACCGCGGCCGAGCTCGAGACGGCCGGCGACCTCACCAGCGCTGACGTAACGAAGATCGACGACATGATCGCGGCGCGCGGGCTCGACGACTGCGACAACGAACTCACCCTCGAGGACGGCCAGCCGATCGCCACCAACATGCTGGGTCTAGACATCGTCGCCAGCTTGCTGGGCGGCAGCTGCCAGCAGGCGAAGCAGTACGTCAGTCTCAGCAGCCTGTTTCACTTCCAGGCCACCCCGCAGGCTGACGCGAAGGGGATTCGCTTCAACGTGAACTTGTTCCCGGAGCGCACCAACGGCCTCGACTGGGGGATTTACGTGCGGCGGGAGCAACACGTCGGCTTCAAGAACACCGGGTTCATCCCCGAGGTGAGCACTTACGACTACGCCGTGGAGAATCTCGACACGCGAACCGGCGAACTCGTGATCGACGAGAACAGCAACCCGCCCTTCGACCCCTCCGTCACTTACCACATGGTAATCGGGCACCAGAACTGTCCGCTGAGTTCCCCCGAAGTCAGCTTCGACAGCCTATCGGAGACGGGCAGCGGAGGCGCCGGCGGCACCGGCGGCGCAGCCACTGGCGGCACCGGTGGTAGCGTTGGCGGCAGCGGCGGCAGCGCTGGCGCCATCACGGCTGGCGGCACCGGTGGCACCGGCGGCACCGGTGAGGCAGAGCCCGCGGATGAGACCACGGGTTGCGGCTGCTCGGTCCCTGGCACGTCGTCCACGCCGGCAGGTTCTCTGCTCGGCCTGATGCTTGGGCTCGGCGCGCTGATCCGTCGGCGCCGCAAGAGCTGAACCGCTACGAAGCACGGGGGGAGCTAGCTCCCCCCGGCTCTCCTTCCGCGACCGACTCTCGCGGCAGCAGCTCTCGCAGAAGCCACGCTTGCGCAAACAGCGAGTTCTCGATCGCATTCAGACGCTCGACGCTGCGCCCCAGTAGCACCAGCGGCAAGCTGATGAACAACAGGTTCCCCACCGCAAGCAACATCAGAGTCGGACCGGCGCTGAGGGTGGCGAAGGTGGTCTTGATCCAAGCTGTGGTGTCTCCGCCGTATTGCGCGGGGAGCAGCCCCAGCCCCATCAGCACGCTTGGGATCAGCATGCTGCCGCACGCCAGCGCAACGTGTGCCGCGAGGAAACGCGGTTGAGGACGGCTGTTGGTCACCAGCACGACGCTCACCGCCAGGCTAAACCCGGGAACGTAGATCCAAGGCCCAAGTAAGCAAGAGAACGCGCCAGTGATCAGCGCCAACAACGTGCCGTTGACCAAGAAGTGCTTCGGTTTGGTCCAGCCGAAGAAGCCCATCATCGCCACCCAAGCCGCGCCCACCAGGCCGAACACCAAGAGCAACGCGAGCTGTGCGCCGGAGACCCCTGGGAACGCCAGCAGGAGCGCGCCTTGGACCAGCAAAGCCAGCCCGAAAGACAGCGCGCCGAGACGCGACGCCCGGGCGCGCTCCGCCGCTCTCAGCCTGGCATACTCCCCGCCCGCAGGTCCCGCGAACACCTCCTCGGCTCGCTCGAAGAGCATTCCGATCAGTCGTAGAGCGGCGTGATCCTGAGGGTCGAGCGCCAAAGCCCTACTGAGCTCTTGCACCGCACGGGTTCGGGAACGGCTCGCGCCATCGGGCGATAGCAACGCATCAGCAAGCGCGAGTTCAGCGGCGACACGGTGCGCCCTCGCCCTCAACCGATCACGTTGCTCGACAACGTGTCCGCGAAGCAGCGCTTCGAGGCGCTCTGAAAGCTCACGCGGACTCGCGACGCGTGCTGCAGGGTCCTCCGCACAAGCCTCCGAGGACAGTAGGCGAAGGTCGCGCTCGAGCGTGCTGCCGCTGAGCCGAGCTTGCGGCCCAGCCGGGCTCAGCCAGGCATCGACCAGCTGGTTCAAGATACGACCAAGCCCCCAAACGTCCGAGGCCGCGGTTGGCGTTTCCCCACGGCTCAGCTCTGGGGCGCGCCGCTCGCCGTCTAGCCACGCCTGGGCGACGGGTACTTCGCCGGAAAGCAACGGGGCAAACAAGGGGAGCTCTGCGGCACGCCTCAAGTCGATGCGCGCGCCCCCGGTCGTTTCCCGCGGTGGCTCGGCGGCCCACCAGTCAGTCACGTAGACATCACCAAAGTTGCCAAGTAGCAACGCCTCCGACTGGAGGTTGGTGTGCAGCATGTCGCGACGATGCGCAGACTCGATCACAAGACAGGCGTGGGAGAAGTCGCTGAGCAGACGCTCGAGAGGATACTGGGTGACAACGTCTGGTGCGCCAGCGGCGATCCCATTGAGCACCTCCGCCAGGCTTTGCCCGTCGTTGTACGCGAGTACGAGATACGGGGGATCTTCACACGCGGTGTGGATCGCGAAAACGCCTGGATGCTGTAGCCAGGTCAAGGCAAACGCGGTGCGCACGAAGCACGCATGTGCGCATCCTGCATCCACATCCGTACGCGGGCGCCTCAGCACGACGAAACGCTGAAGCACGCCGTCGTATCCGCGATAGCTTTCGCTCCACTCATCACGTCGAATCAGCTCTCCAACGCTGAAACGACCGCCGGGCAGCAGCTCCATCTGGGCGACGTCCATGGCTTCGCTGGCGCGAATCCCCGCCGCCTCCGCTTCCTGCCCCCGCACGATTCCGCAGTGTAACGCTCCCTGCCTCAGACGCCCAGCTCTGAAGCCATCGCCCGCGCCCCGGAATCGATCAGGGACCCACTCGATCACGACCGGCCCGGACCGCTCCGCGAAGTCATACAAAGGTGAGCGCGACGAATCTGCGGTTAGACTGGTTTCCGCGGCGGTGGGCCGCTGCTACGCTGAGTTCGTCGCTGGCCGGCAGGCGGGGACCGATTGGGTGGGGAACGAGGTTTATCGGAATGAGTCGCGACGCGACCAGAAGGCCCTCGGCGCCTCCTGAAGAGCTTGCGTCAGGCGTGCGAGTGGAAACCTTGCACCCCAACGGCGAGGCTCCGGTGCCCAAGGCGCCCTCGGCTTCGAGCAGCTTGGCGGCTGACGAAACCCTGGCTGCAACCAACACGCGCACAGCACTCGGGATAGCGCTGCAGAGCCGTCCCACGCGCTTCGATCCCATTGGGCACCTCGACGAGGGCGGCATGGGCGAGGTGTTGCTGGCGGTCGATAAGCCGCTTAGCCGTCTGGTGGCGGTGAAGCGCTTACACGCGCGCTTGGAACACAACCTCGAGCAGCGCGCGCGCTTCACCCGGGAAGTCCGCATTCAGAGTCGGTTGAATCACCCGGGCGTCGTGCCCCTGTTCGAGGCCGGTTCGAATCAGGGCCTGCCCTACTTCGCGATGAAGCGGGTGCACGGACGCGTGCTGAGTGAGATCTTGGCATCGAGCCGACTTGGTGACGAAGCGACGCTTCAGCGCTTCGATCAGCATCGCCTGCTCCAAGACTTCGCGCGCCTGGCCTGGACAGTCGCATTCGCGCATAGCCAGGGCGTAGTGCACCGAGACATCAAACCCTCCAACGTGATGCTCGGAGAGTATGGCGAGGTGTACCTCCTCGACTGGGGTGTCGCGAGCCAACCTCGAAGCGACGCGTCGGTGGTGACTCCCCTCGGCAACGCCCCCGCTGACCTCACGGACCCGACCCAGGCCCTCGGCACCCCGGCATATATGTCGCCGGAGCACGCGCGGGGGGGAGGTGAGGTCGAGCCGAGCAGCGACGTGTTCGCCCTCGGGGCGATCCTGTTCGAGGTCTTGACGCACAAGCGCCTAAACCCCGGCTCGGGAGCCAACGAGGCAATGCAGCTCGCGGCAACGCCTACCGAACGGCGTGCGCTGGAGCTGATGACCACAGCCGGAACGCCGCCGCCGCTGCAAGACCTCGTGCTTCGAACCATCGCGTTCGAAGCCAACGAACGCCCGAGCGCGCGAGAACTGGCGACCAGCGTGGAACGTTTCCTCGCGGAACGCATCGACTTCGAGGACCGTCGGCAACGCGCTGAGGCGGAGCGGGAACAGGCAGTGCGCTTGCTCGCCAACTCCGAGCAAGGCCACGTATTGGATGCGCTGAGAGCCCTGAATCGTGCAAGCGCGCTGAGCCCGAACGAAAGTGACGCGCCCAGCTTGCTCGCTCGCTTGTTGCTGCGTGCCGACGCTCTCGACCCTCGCTACCTGATAGACCTGGACTCGCGCCTGCAGGCTCATCGCACCGACGCCGCGCGCTGGTCCTTGCGAGCGATGCTACCTGTCGGTGTCTTCGCGGCGATGCTGATCTGGCTGGCCGGTGGTCTGAGGCTCGCGATCCTGCCCGCAATGGTCTCGTTCATGTTACTAGCTGCGTGGCTGACCAGGGCGAGCCGACAGTCTCGGCTGCCTGACTGGCACTACTACGTCAGTGGACCGCTTGGAGCGCTGGCCGCGTCGAGCTTGGCAGTGGTCGCAGGCCCATTCGCACTCCCACCGCTAGGTGTGCTCGCGCACTTTCCCCTGCTGTTCATGAACTCTCGCGCGGGGCGCAAGATGCGGGCAATCCAGATAGCGGTCGCGCTCGCGGCGATCTACGTGCCGTTCGCGCTTCAGCTCGCTGGTGTCCTACCAAGTACTTACCACGTAGAAAATGGCGTCTTGATCATCACCCCCATGGGAATGGAGGTGACAAGCACCAAGCTTTGGCTCTTCGTTGCAGGCGGAAGCCTGGTGCTCACGACGGCAGCTTTGGTCTTCCTTGGGCGGCTCTCTCAGCAAATGGAGCGAGCCCAGCGCCAGCTGTTTGCGCAGCGCTGGGTTCTGGCGCGCATGGTGCCCCAGCTCGCTCAGTCGATGGACTCACCGGCTGCGAGCCAATCCACGCAAACGCACGACTCGAAGACCGCCAAGGGGAGGCCTAGCACCGGGTCTGCTGGGGTGGGACAAGCGCCCGAGCAGGCCGGTGATGCGAAGAAAGCTGCTGCCAAGTTGGTGAAGGGCGATCGATAGCAGCCGCTACGTCTACACGGCCAGGGTTCGCCTGTGGCCCCCTCCCCCACGGAGCATTAGACCGGCTATGCTTCGCCGGATGTCCGTGCTCCAGGAAGTCTTGCTCCAGACCTCACCGTTGCAATCGGCGCTGCTGCGTAAGTTGGTTCGACTCCCCGCCCCGATTCAACGCAAGCTAGCGGGCGGACCAGCTCCAGAGGTCGACGGCAATCGCCTCGCCCCAGAGGTCGAGCTGCTGCTCGCCGCGCTCAACGCCGTTGGTGAATCCACACCCAGCGGAGAATCCGTCGAGCGCGCCCGGCGAGAGGTAGCGATCACATGGCCTCTGCTCGGTCCGAAGTCGCCGCCCATGCATACGGTGGAAGATACGTTCATCGCCAACGCTGCGGGCAACCCGATGCGGTTGCGGAGCTATATTCCGCAAGGAATCACGGAACCCTCTCCGGCGCTCGTGTACTTTCATGGGGGTGGCTGGGTGTTGGGTGACATCGATACGCATGACCCCGTTACGCGTTGCCTCGCGAGCGACTTGGGCATGCCCGTGTTCTCCGTCGACTATCGCCTCGCGCCGGAACATCCCTTTCCAGCGGGCCTCGAGGACGCGCAGCTTGCATTTTCGTGGGTACGCAAGCACGCGCCACGCTACGGCGTGGACCCGGGGCGAATCGCCGTAGGGGGAGACAGCGCAGGAGGGAACTTCGCTGCGGTGACCTGTCAGCAGCTGCTGCTGCGCGGAGAAGCAACACCCGCGGCCCAGCTGCTACTTTACCCTGGCACCGACTTCCGCCTACAGACGCGAAGCATGCAGGTCTTCGCCAAGGGCTATGTGCTCGAACGAGCGAATATCGACTGGTATCGAGAGCGCTACTTTGGCGATCAGGATCCAACCTTGGACCCCCGGGGCTCGCCAGTGCTGGCACCCAGTCTCGCCGGGCTCCCTCCGGCGGTGATCGTCACCGCGGGCTTCGATGTCCTGCGAGACGAAGGTGAAGCCTACGCGGAAGCGTTGAGTCGCGCGGGTGTTTCCGTGGAGTACAGCTGCGCCCGGGACCAGATTCATGGTTTTGCGAACATGGCCGGTGCCGTGCCAACGGCTCGCCAGGCACTGCGGGACGCGGCTGCGCGGCTTTCCCGCTTCTTGGTTGCCTAGCGTGCCGACGGCTCGCCTACGCGCAGCCGATCGGCCAGCGCGCCCAGCTCGCTGACGCTGGAGTGTTGCCATGCGGGATCCGCAGCCGAACGCCAATCACTGCGCCGGAAACACCACCCGTTGACACGCCTGTGGTGGCACTCGTTGGCGCGCGCGGTGTCCCCACAATAGTTGGGGAATCCCGCGCACTTCCGATGCGCGCACCAGCCCGTAGGCGCACACTCTCCCCTTGCCCTGGCTGAGCTGTGCTTTACTGTCTCGAGTTCGTGGACTCGAAGCCCCATAGCGCAGACGCACTACGGCCCCCGCGACCAGCTTCGACCGAGGCGGATGGTGAAGACCCCGCTCGTCCCGCGCCTCACGTGGCACCCGCGTCACACATCGCCCCGCGCCCCAAGAAGCCTGGCCTGAGCCCCAGCGAGCAGCGCAGCAACTCGCTGGCGCGGCTGCGTGCGGCGGCGATGGATTTGGAGAAGGAGATTTCCCATAAGGAAATTGAGCAGGAGCGCCTCTCCAAAGAGATGACCGAGGTGCGCACGTTGCTGGTGCAGCAACACCGGGCGCTCGAGGCGCTGAAGGATCAGCTCTCGACGGAGCGAGAGCACGCCTCCGAGCAGCTACAAGCAGCGCAACACGCTAGCGAGCACCTGCAAGAAGAGCAGGATGCCTTCCTCGCCCTGCTTCTCGACGAGCACGAACAAGAGCTCGCCCGGCTTCGCAGGGAGCGCGACGAGGCATTGGCGCAGAGCGCCATGGCGGAACACACCCGGCGCCGAGTCTCTGTCGAGCAAGACTTGGCAGCACGCATCGACTGGCTGCGCGGCGAATGCGACGAGGCGCGCCGCAGCGCGGATGAAGCGCAGCGGACCACAGAAGCCGCCGAGCAGCGAGCAGACACCGCCGAGCACCGCCTCGGAGAGGCGGAAGGCGCGCTGAAGCAGGCCCGTGGTGAGCTAGACGAGGTACGGCGTGAGCTCGCTGCCATGAAGCGCGAACTCACCGAGGCGCGCCTCGGCGTCGCAGAAGCCAAGTCAGAAGCTCAAGATGCGCGCAGGGAGCGCGATCGCTCCCATGAGCAACGCAATCGCGCCGTCGAGGAGATCGAGCGCCTGCGCAACCTGATTTCAGGCACTGATCTACGACAGCGCCCGACAGATCCGGCACTTCAAGCAGCCAAGGTCGACACTGCGGGCGCTGTGCCCAACGTGCCTCAGGGAACCGTCGCGAGCCGAGAGACACCGCGCGTGGCGCCGGAAGTGGGAAAGCGCGACACGTCGACGGCACCTGCCGTGCCCCGGCCGGAGCCGTCGTCCGAGTCGAAGATCGCGCTCGGCCGAGTGGAACTGAAGAGCAGCTCTTCCAAGCTGAGGCCCGCGGCGCCTGTGGAGGCCACTCCGGTCGCAGCTGACAGCGATGGTTCCGTACGGCAAACGAAGCCCACGACGCCGAGCATGCCGGCGATGCGTGCTCAGCCGTTTCTCCCTCCCGCCGCATCCCCCGTAGCGACACCTGTCGCGGTCCCTCGCGCGTCCCACGAGCTTGAAACGATGCCGCCGCCTGCTGGTGCGAGCGACGAGCCAGAATTCGAGGTCGGGTACGCTTCCGCAGAAGATCTCCTCATTCCCCTCGAGGAAGAACAGCTCGAGGCAGCGGCCCTCGACATGACGAGGGACCTCGCTTGGGAAGGCGTGGACGACGAACCGGAGCCAAACGAGCGCCGCTCATCTCGCCCCGTGGGTCCAGCAGAGCGCCCGCCAGTCATGCGTCAAAAACCGATGCTCGAGCGTTCACCCGGTGGCTACTCAATGCCACCGGACGCGTCGGGGACCATCGAAGTGCTGCATCCCCTGGGCCCCAACAAGCGCTGAGCCCCAACAAGCGCTGAGCCCCAACAAGTGCTGAGCCCCAACGAGCGCTGAGCGTCAGGGCGATCCCGACGCTCCTCCTTTGGTCCTTGCGGGCGCTTGCGCTGGTCGTTGCGACATCTTGTCCTGCCAAAGGGAGTGGGTTTGCCCCGACGAGGCGAGTTGGGTAAGCCCCCTCGGTGAGTTCCCCTGCGCCCCGTTCCACCGTCTACCGCACGCTTGGGGTGCTCGCGCTCGCGCTGTTCAGCATTTGGGCGCACATGATCGCGCTGTTCGTCGTGGTGATCGTGATCATCAGCACCGCAGCGCTGCCCAAGCTCGACGCCAAATCAAAGCGGCTGCTCCACGGACTCCACGCGCTTGCTTTGATCGCGAGCCTGGTCGGCTTGGTGCGCTTCGTGATTCGCGATGCGGTTCCTGGAGTGGTCGAGGCCGGCGATCGGGCAGCCAGCAAGCAAGCAGTCTCCAAGCTGCGCGGGCTCTTGGTCGCGGAGGACGTTCTGAGGCGCCTGCATCGTGTCGATCCGGACGGAGACGGAGTTGGGTCAGCCGCGCTGATCCCCGAGCTCGGGGGCGACGTGCCGCTGCGCGACCAACCGGCGCTCACGGCACCGCTGCTCAACCGCGAGCTGTCGCGACTGGTGGACACGCCGCTAGGTCCCGCGGCCCACGGTGGCGCCTACCTGTACATCATCTGCCTACCGCGGGTTGGCGGCGGCTGGACGGCCCGCCCAGGGGACCCCATCGACGACGAGCAGGCAGAGCGGCGCTGGGTCGGCTACGCTTGGCCATCGGCAGAAACCCACGGCCTGTATCAAACGTACTTCATCGACGAGCACGAGCGCATCCTCGAGTTCGCCAACAACGCCCCCAAAGAGCCGCGCTATCTCGGACCTGACAAGCCACCCGGCTGCGACGCCGCGCTGGACGGAAAAGAGTCGTGGACAGCGTGGCATGGCAAGAAGCCACGCGACCACCTACCGGGGGACAAGCCATAACCAAGCAGCATGAGCCACTCGGACGAAGACGATATCCAGATCGTAGAGCGCGAAGATACCAAGCGCGATGATCTGATGGAGAAACCAGGCGACCCGCCCGTCGTAGCCCGCATGGTGATTGAGATTCGCTCCGATGGCTCGCGCACGATCGCACGAGGTGCGTTGGAAGAAGTGGTCAGCGGGGAGAAGGTCGCAATCGAAGCCCACGGCACGACGCCGATGGCGCTTGCGGCGAACCTCACGAAGAGCTTGCTAAGCGCGCCGCTCATGGCGGCTCAGCTCTTTGCCAAGGCGGGACCCGACGGAGGCCCACCTCGGCTGTTTGCCCCCAAGGAGCGCCCCAGCAGTGACTCGGGTGGCCTGAGAGGTGCCGTGAAAGACACGGCCAAACGCGCCGTGAAGCGCTTGCTGAGGCGCGATACGCCCGAAGACGAGTGAGATGAGCCACGATTCACTCAGCAAGGCGTCCGATCCGAGCACGAACACAGAGCCGTCGGACGCGTCAGACGTCGAGCCGTCAGATGCAGAGCCGTCAGATGCAGAGCCGTCGGAGTCCGCGCCCGTGGACGCTTCCGCAGGGCAAGAGCCGCGCGGCCACCGCCGCAAATGGCTGAGCTGGGTACTGCAAGCCGGCGTAGTCATCCTGATCTACTTCGCAGCGAGCACCTGGCGCACGCACTCTCTGTTGCCCACGGACGGCACAGTCCAGGCACCACCACTCGAGTTACAAACGGTGGATGGTCAGCGCTTCGGGCTCGAAGAGCTAAAAGGCAAACGCGTCCAGGTTCACTTCTGGGCCACCTGGTGCACCGTGTGTCGTCAGGAGTTTGGAGCGCTGAACTCAGTCTACGAAAACTTGGGCTCCGACGAGGCGATGGTGTCCATCGTGGCTGACTCCGAAGATCCCGCAGCCATCGCCCAGTTCGTGCGTGAACACGGCATCAAGTACCCGGTGCTGATGGGCAACGCGGAAGCGCTGCGCGCGTACCACATCGAGGCTTTCCCCACGAATTACTACCTGGACTCCCAAGGGCGGATCCGCGGCACGGACGTCGGGATGAGTACGCGCTGGGGCATGTCGAAACGCATCGGCTGCGCGCGCTAGCAAGCGGGCCCGCAGAGACCCGCGCTTGGTGTACAACCGGCGCATGTCGACGCCGCTCAGCAACCTCAGCCACGGTTTCCGTCAGAAGTACCTCAACTACGCCGAGCTGACGGATCAGCTGCGCGCCTGGGCTGATGCGTTCCCTGGGCTCGTCCGCCTCGAGAGCATCGGACGGTCTGGCGAGGGGCGCGACCTTTGGTTGCTGGTGATCGGTCCCGAGCCTGAGCGCAGCCGACCCGCGGTGTGGGTCGACGGGAACATGCACGCCTCGGAAGTAATGGGCTCCAGCGCGGCGCTGGGGATCGCTGAAGACGTCTTGCGGCTCCATCTGGAGCCCGACGCTGAGCTGCATGGCTTGCCCGAGCATGTGCGGAAACGCTTGAAGGAAGTGCTGTTCTACGTGCTGCCCCGCATCTCCCCGGATGGTGCGGAGGAGGTACTGAAGACTGGCCGTTGGCTGCGTTCGGTTCCGCGCGATAACAGACCGGACGGGGGACAACCGCACTGGAAGCTCGAAGACGTAGATGGCGACGGCCGCGCACTCTTGATGCGCAAGCAAGCCGCATGCGGTGATTTCGTCGCCACGCCGGATGGCCGCATGCGTCGCAGGCGGCTGGAAGACGCAGGACCGTACTACCTGGTGTACCCCGAGGGCGTGATCGAGCACTTCGATGGAGTGCACGTGCCAACGCCGACCATGCTCAGTGATCATGCTCCGGACTTGAACCGGAATTTCCCCTACGCCTGGGCTCCAGAGCACGAGCAGCTCGGCGCGGGTGACTACCCGGGGAGCGAACCGGAGTCACGCGCGGTGCTGGAGTACACCACACGCCTCACGTCGCTGTTCGCCTGGCTGAACTTCCACACCTTCGGTGGTGTCTTCATCCGCCCGCGCGGTGACGTCGCTGACAACAAGATGGACCAAGGCGACTTGGCGATCTTCAAGCAGCTCGAGGCGTGGGCGACGGAGTTCACCGGCTATCCCGTCGTGAGCGGCTACGAGGAGTTCACGTACGAACCGGACAAGCCGCTACGCGGCGACATGAGCGACTACGGCTATCACCAGCGAGGCGCGATGGCCTACGTGGTTGAGCTGTGGGACTTCTTCAAGCAAATCGGCATGGAGCGCAAACACCCCTTCGTGCACGCCTACAGCCATGCATCCGAGAGCGACCACGAGCGCGCGGTCGAGTGGGACAAGCAACACAACCACGGACGCATCTTCCAACCCTGGAAGGCGTTCTCTCACCCCCAACTCGGGGAAGTCGAAGTGGGTGGGCTGTTGCCCCTCGTAGGGATCTGGAACCCGCCCTATGAGCGCATCGACGACGTCTGCAATGCGCAGAGCGCTTGTTTCCTCCGGGTAGCAGCTTTGTGCCCACACCTCGAACTCACGATCGAGCAACATCGGCTAGGGGACGACACCTACCGCATCGACTGCCGCCTCGAGAACGTCGGCTACCTCGCCACGTACGGCATCCCCTCCGCAAAAAAGCTCGACTGGAACACAGCGCCGATCGTGGAAATCGAGCTGCCCCCCAGCGCGGAGCTAGTCAGCCCGAGTGGCCGTATCCAATCCTTGGATCACCTCGAGGGTTGGGGGAGAGGCTACTACGCCTCCGCCATTCACTACCCGCGCAGCTCCAGTGGGAGCGTCGCCGTGAGGAGCTTCGTGGTGCGCGGGCAAGGTGAGCTGGAAGTGCGCGCGGGCTGTCCCCGCACAGGCTATTCACACGAGCGTGTGACCCTCGCGCGTAGCTAAACCAGCCCTATTTACCGGGTTCTGTGTGCCACGGCGCAGCAGCTGGCGCATGCTCTAACCCGCGCTAAGTACGCGCGGCAATTCAGCAATGGACGCGATCTACCAAAACGAAGTCAACAGCGAGGTCAAGCCGGCGAAGAGCGGTGAGTTTCAGCCGCTGCAGCTTGGTGACCTCCAGGTGTGGCCCCCCGTCGTGCTCGCGCCGATGGCGGGAGTCACGAACTATCCGTTTCGCGCGATCTGCCGCGAGTTTGGCGCCGGGCTCTATGTCAGCGAGATGATCACGGCGAGACCGCTGGTAGAAGGCCGTGACAAGACCCTGAAGCTTGCAGACTTTGGACCGGACGAGACGCCGCGCAGCCTGCAGCTCTACGGTGTGGATCCCCACTATGTGGGCGAAGCGGTCAAGCGCCTGATCGGTGAAGGGCGCGTCGATCACATCGACATGAACTTCGGTTGCCCCGTGCGCAAGGTGACGCGTAAAGGCGGCGGCGCCGCGATCCCCGTCAAGCCGCGCTTGCTTCGCAACATCGTACGCGCCGCGGTGAGCAACGCGGAGCGCATCCCGGTTACGATCAAATTCCGCATAGGAATTAACGAGGAGCACCACACGTTTCTGGACACGGGCCGAATCGCGCAAGATGAAGGCTGCGCTGCGGTCGGCCTGCACGCCCGCACCGCAGCTCAGCTCTACGACGGTGAAGCACGCTGGGACGCAATCGGCACACTGAAGAGCGAACTCAGCATTCCCGTGCTGGGCAACGGCGACATCTGGGAGGCTGAAGACGCCCTACGCATGATGCGTATGACCGGATGCGACGGGGTGATCGTCGGGCGTGGGTGCCTGGGACGCCCCTGGTTGTTCCGCGACCTGGCGCAGATCTTCGAAGGCAAGCGCCCAGAGAATCCCCCGAACTTGGGTCAAGTGATGGCGATCATGCTGCGCCACGCCGAGCTCTTGGCGTCTTGGTTCGGCGAACGCATGGCGGTGCGCTCCTTTCGCAAGCACACCACTTGGTACACCAAGGGCTTTCGAGGTAGCGCTGCCCTGCGCGGCAGCTTCATGAAGATCGAGAGCATCGAGGATCTGCGGCGCATCGCGAGTGGCGTCGACGGGGACCAGGTCTTCCCACCGAGCGCGATGCGGGTTCCGCGCGGCAAGAGTTCGGGTACTCAGCAGGTCGCGCTCCCCGACGGATATCTGGACGACCTAGAGGACGACACGCCGCCCGGGGCGGAGGCTGAGGACGCGACCAGCGGCGGCTGATCGGTCCGATGCCCGAGGCTCGATTCCCCCCGGCAGAGCCAAAGCCCCCCACCCCACCGCGAAAAGCGAGTCCTGCGCCGCCCGGATCCGCCACGCCTCTGTCAGACTGTCGCGAGCGAACAGCCATGATTTCAGCCGCTTTCGCGGCGCCGTGTGGGGTCGCTGACAAACCGGCAGCCATGACGGCTGAGCGGGCGAAAAGCTACGTTGGCTGAGGCACCCGGCCCGGCTAGACTTCACGCGACTGTCATGCAGGGCATCAAGGTTAGCGGCACTGAGCGCGGGTCACTCCTGGAGTGGCGCTGGACGCCATTTTTCGCGCTACTCACCCTAGCGCTGGTCGTCAGCTTGCTCACCGCTCTGGTCGTCCCCGCGACCCCCGCGCAGCTCTTCGGCACCGCCGAGGCGACGCGCGGCCTCGGTCCGCGCTCAGGGATCCCCACCCAAAGCGGACTGAGTGGCGCCGTTGCTGCTGATGAGCTGAGCGGGTCGGACAG
This Polyangiaceae bacterium DNA region includes the following protein-coding sequences:
- a CDS encoding protein kinase; its protein translation is MSRDATRRPSAPPEELASGVRVETLHPNGEAPVPKAPSASSSLAADETLAATNTRTALGIALQSRPTRFDPIGHLDEGGMGEVLLAVDKPLSRLVAVKRLHARLEHNLEQRARFTREVRIQSRLNHPGVVPLFEAGSNQGLPYFAMKRVHGRVLSEILASSRLGDEATLQRFDQHRLLQDFARLAWTVAFAHSQGVVHRDIKPSNVMLGEYGEVYLLDWGVASQPRSDASVVTPLGNAPADLTDPTQALGTPAYMSPEHARGGGEVEPSSDVFALGAILFEVLTHKRLNPGSGANEAMQLAATPTERRALELMTTAGTPPPLQDLVLRTIAFEANERPSARELATSVERFLAERIDFEDRRQRAEAEREQAVRLLANSEQGHVLDALRALNRASALSPNESDAPSLLARLLLRADALDPRYLIDLDSRLQAHRTDAARWSLRAMLPVGVFAAMLIWLAGGLRLAILPAMVSFMLLAAWLTRASRQSRLPDWHYYVSGPLGALAASSLAVVAGPFALPPLGVLAHFPLLFMNSRAGRKMRAIQIAVALAAIYVPFALQLAGVLPSTYHVENGVLIITPMGMEVTSTKLWLFVAGGSLVLTTAALVFLGRLSQQMERAQRQLFAQRWVLARMVPQLAQSMDSPAASQSTQTHDSKTAKGRPSTGSAGVGQAPEQAGDAKKAAAKLVKGDR
- a CDS encoding alpha/beta hydrolase produces the protein MSVLQEVLLQTSPLQSALLRKLVRLPAPIQRKLAGGPAPEVDGNRLAPEVELLLAALNAVGESTPSGESVERARREVAITWPLLGPKSPPMHTVEDTFIANAAGNPMRLRSYIPQGITEPSPALVYFHGGGWVLGDIDTHDPVTRCLASDLGMPVFSVDYRLAPEHPFPAGLEDAQLAFSWVRKHAPRYGVDPGRIAVGGDSAGGNFAAVTCQQLLLRGEATPAAQLLLYPGTDFRLQTRSMQVFAKGYVLERANIDWYRERYFGDQDPTLDPRGSPVLAPSLAGLPPAVIVTAGFDVLRDEGEAYAEALSRAGVSVEYSCARDQIHGFANMAGAVPTARQALRDAAARLSRFLVA
- a CDS encoding redoxin domain-containing protein, whose translation is MSHDSLSKASDPSTNTEPSDASDVEPSDAEPSDAEPSESAPVDASAGQEPRGHRRKWLSWVLQAGVVILIYFAASTWRTHSLLPTDGTVQAPPLELQTVDGQRFGLEELKGKRVQVHFWATWCTVCRQEFGALNSVYENLGSDEAMVSIVADSEDPAAIAQFVREHGIKYPVLMGNAEALRAYHIEAFPTNYYLDSQGRIRGTDVGMSTRWGMSKRIGCAR
- a CDS encoding peptidase M14, with amino-acid sequence MSTPLSNLSHGFRQKYLNYAELTDQLRAWADAFPGLVRLESIGRSGEGRDLWLLVIGPEPERSRPAVWVDGNMHASEVMGSSAALGIAEDVLRLHLEPDAELHGLPEHVRKRLKEVLFYVLPRISPDGAEEVLKTGRWLRSVPRDNRPDGGQPHWKLEDVDGDGRALLMRKQAACGDFVATPDGRMRRRRLEDAGPYYLVYPEGVIEHFDGVHVPTPTMLSDHAPDLNRNFPYAWAPEHEQLGAGDYPGSEPESRAVLEYTTRLTSLFAWLNFHTFGGVFIRPRGDVADNKMDQGDLAIFKQLEAWATEFTGYPVVSGYEEFTYEPDKPLRGDMSDYGYHQRGAMAYVVELWDFFKQIGMERKHPFVHAYSHASESDHERAVEWDKQHNHGRIFQPWKAFSHPQLGEVEVGGLLPLVGIWNPPYERIDDVCNAQSACFLRVAALCPHLELTIEQHRLGDDTYRIDCRLENVGYLATYGIPSAKKLDWNTAPIVEIELPPSAELVSPSGRIQSLDHLEGWGRGYYASAIHYPRSSSGSVAVRSFVVRGQGELEVRAGCPRTGYSHERVTLARS